DNA from Granulicella arctica:
CGCTCCTCGATCTCCTCGCGCGTTACCCCCTGCAAACGTTCCGTTCCGAAGCGCTCTACCGCGAACGAACCCATCACGCCGCCATAGAACATCGCCGTCCGAAACACCGCAGGTGTCAGCACTGGCCGCGACGCAATATACCCATAGAAGCCCCCGGCAAACGAATCGCCCGCGCCCGTCGGATCGACAACCTCTGCCAACGGCAGTGCCGGTGCACGAAACGGCACGGTGACATGCTTGCTCCCCGTAAAGGAGCGATCGCCAAAAAACGCCGTCGCGCCATACTCTCCATGCTTCACCACCAGCGATTTCGGCCCCATCGCCAGCACCTTCTCGGCAGCACGAACAGCATTCTGTTCCCCCGATAACATGCGCGCCTCACCGTCGTTAATCAGCAGCACGTCCAGTTCTCGCAACACCACGGCAAGATTTGCCGCATGGTCTGCGATCCAGTAGTTCATCGTATCGCCGCACACCATGCGTACGTTCGGCATTTGCTTGCGCACCCGCGCCTGCAGTACCGGATCGATGTTCGCAAGAAACAGATACTCGCTATCCGTGTACGCCGCGGGAATCTTCGGTTCAAATGTCTCGAAGACATTCAGGTCTGTCCCCAGCGTCTTTGCCTCGTTCAGGTTCCCAACATACGATCCCGTCCAATGAAAACTCAGCCCCGGTGCATGCTCGATCCCCTGAGTATCGATGCCGCGCCGCGTGAACACCGCCTCGTGCTCCGGCGTAAAGTCCTCGCCCACCACAGCGATCACGCGCACCGGAGTAAAGAAGCTCGCCGCAAGCGCAAAGTGCGTCGCCGCACCGCCAAGGCAATCGTCCACCTTGCCATGCGGAGTCTCAATGTTGTCAAACGCTACCGAACCAACTACTAGAATCGCCATCAATCCGTCTTTCTCGCCATCGCGAACTTAGTTAAAAATAAATTGCAACCATCTAAGTTACATATACTTGTTGAGCAGAATTTCCAGCTTCTCCCGCGTCTTCTCCGGAATAGCCTTACGATCCGTCAAAATGGCATACTTCATAGCCGTCGTACAAGCGCAGGTCCGTTCCACGGGCATCGCCGCAACCGACGCTTTCACGACCTTCGCTGCATTCTCCGCGTTCTGATGCATCACAGCCACGATCTGGTCCACCGTCACGTCGTCATGCCCTTCGCGCCAGCAATCATAGTCGGTCACCATCGCCATCGTCGCATAGCAGATCTCCGCCTCGCGTGCGAGCTTTGCCTCTTGCAGATTCGTCATGCCGATCACATCCGCACCCCAGCTCCGGTACAGATTCGACTCCGCACGCGTCGAGAACTGCGGTCCCTCCATACACACATATGTCCCGCCACTCTTGCCGACGACACCAACCTCCGCACATGCCTCCGCAAACGTCGACACGACCGTTCCACACACAGGATCGCCAAACCCCACATGCGCCACAATGCCATCCCCGAAGAACGTCCCAACACGACCAAACGTGCGATCGATAAACTGGTCCGGCAGTACAAAATCCGTAGGCTTGTGCTCCTCCTTCAGCGATCCCACCGCAGAGACCGAAAGAATGCGCTCCACACCCAGCACCTTCATCGCATAGATATTCGCGCGAAAGTTCAGCTCACTTGGAAGCAGCCGATGCCCACGTCCATGCCGCGCAAGAAAGGCCACCTTGCGCCCTTCCAGATCACCCAGCACAAACGCGTCGGAAGGCTCGCCAAACGGTGTCTCGATGCTCTCTTCACGAATGTTGGTAAGCCCAGGCATCGAATACAGCCCGCTGCCTCCGATGATTCCAATCTCTGCCTTCTGCAAGTCGTTCTCCTTGAATCTGCTTCAAATAGTCATTAATCGCGCTGAACAAAAGTATATCGTTGCAGCATCGCAGCCTTCATCATCCCAAACGACGAAAGCGTCCGCGACAACGCCAGAGCCGGATCATGCAATGGCATCATCGCAGGTGAACCAGCCGCCTGCTCGATCGGCCCGCTCGACTGCGCCTCCGCAACTCTATCCCGCAGCGTCCGCGACAACGCCAGCGGAAATCCCTCGCCAACGTACACGTTGTCGCCCGAGATCGATAGCAGCACATCGCCCTCGTTCGTCGAATAGATCTGCTCGCTCGCGTTCGCCTCGTCCTTATCGCGCCGCACCACGCCAGAGTACTGCCGAGGCAGCTCCGCCGCATACATCCGCAGAAACGCCCGCGCCGCCGCCGCACTCTTCCAGCGCGCGTAATACAGCAGCCCCAGCGACGCCGTCGACGTCCTCGCCTCAGCCGTCACAGCACTCTTCCGCTGGACCGCATAGTAGACGCCGCCATCCCACGCTGGCGTAATCGCCTTCGACATCTCTTGCCCACCAAACAGCTCCGTCAGTATCCGAACATCCAGCTCGCCCATCACGCCCACATCGTACGGCGTGTACTCCGCGTCCAGCAGCGGATGCAGATCCGGCAGCCGCAACACAGGCACCGGCGCATGGCTCATATACGCCACCGGATGCAAAATCTCGAAGCTCGATGACGGTGGATTCTCAAGCGTCCCCGCAAACGCCGCCGCACGCCCCGCCTTCGTCAACACTGCATCTTCAAAGCTCAACCCTTCGCTATACGGAAACAGCAACGACTCCTGTAGCAGCAGCGGAGCCCGCGCTAGCACCGGCGATCCGCTCGTATCCGCAGCCGCATCCTTGAAGCGATCCAGCAGCTCTGGAGCATCCAACAGCGTCTTCCCTGCTGGCTTCAGCGTGTAGTCGACAAAGCTCACCATCGCCTGTCCCTCCGCCACCGCCTCACGCGCAGTCTCAGCCTCGTCCGTCTGAATGTGCCGGTTATCCTCCTGCACATCCCTCGCAATCCCAGGCGTCTCGACATCGGACCACTTCGTCAGCCCAACCTTTTGATCCTGCAAAGCATGTGTCAGCTCATGCGCCAGCACTGGCTTCTGCTCCTCCGGCTGGATCCAGTCCAGCAGACTCACCGTCTTCGTCTTGTTGTCGTAGAAGCCCGCAATCTGCTCCGTCAGCAGCGTCACCAGAAACGATTGCAGGTGAAAGTCCCGGTCCAACAACCCGAATTTCTTCAGCACAATCTCCGACCGCTCCAGCCGCTTCGTTCCCTCATCCTCATTAAACTTTTGCTTGAGGTACTTGTTTACCTCTTCCCGCGAGATCATCTTCCGCTTCACCGGATGCTCGATCGGCAGCCCCGTATCCTTGCTGACGAAGCCGAGAATCTCATCGACCGAGCGGAACAGTTCCTTCGCCTGATCCTTCGTAATGCGCGTCTCTGCCTTTGTTGGAGCCGCACTCGTTCCGGCCCCTTGCTGCGCCACGCCTGCCGTCGCCACAACAGCCAGCGCCGCGCACACTATACTCTTCCGCAATCCGCCATTCAGCGCCGGTTCCAACCGCAATCCAGACCTCGCAATCACCGCTATAATCAAGTGTACGCAGAGTTTCGCGCTCCGTCCGTCATGACCCTGACCACTCAAGCCGACATCCTCGCTACCCAGCCCGCCGAAGCCCAGCTTCAGGCGCTACTCCATCACGCAGGCAACTTCTCCCTCAACGACCTCGGCTGGATTCGCATCACCGGCGAGGACCGCGTGCGCTGGCTCAACGGCATGGTCACCAACTCGATTCAGGATCTCGCCCCCGGCCTGGGCTGTTTCAACTTCATCCTCAACGCCCAGGGACGCATTCAGGGCACCGCCTACGCCTTCGCCCGCCCTGACGACATCCTCCTCCAGACCAGCCGCGCCCATCTCGCAGGCCTCATCGCCACCCTCGACCGCTTCATCATCATGGACGACGTCGAGCTCACCGGCGACACCACCGACCGCACCGGCATCGGCATCGCCGGCCCGGAAGCAGCATCGTTCCTCAAACAACTCGGCCTCCCCACACCATCGTCTCTAGCGCTCGAAACAATCTCCTGGCACGGAGCCGAAGTCACCCTCCTCGCCACCCACAGCCCGCTCGTCCCCCGTTTTGAGCTCTGGGCCAACGCCGCCACCGCCGAATCCCTCACGCTAGCACTCGCCACAGCCGGAGCCGAACCCTGCGCCCCCGAAGTCGTCGAGTGGCTCCGCCTCCTCGAAGGCACCCCCCGCTACGGGACCGACATCCGCGACAAGGAGCTTCCCCAGGAGACCGCCCAAACGCAAGCGCTCCACTTCAACAAGGGCTGCTACCTCGGCCAGGAGATCGTCGAGCGCATTCGCTCCCGTGGCAACGTCCACCGCACCTTCACCGCCTATCGGCTCGAAGGCTCCATCCCTCCCGCGGGCACCGTCATCGAGGCCGAAGCCAAGTCGGTCGGCGAGATCACCAGCGCCGCCGCCATTCCACTCAGCAGCGGCACCCTTCACCTTGCCCTCGGCTACATCCGGCGCGAGGCGCTGGACCGAGCCGTTCCCCTTACCTACGCAGGCGGCGAAGCCCACCCCGTCCCGCTCCCCATAAGAGACCTTTAGCAGCGGCCCGGTCCGTGATCGCATCTGATACTTCACGAAAGAGTGTAACCATGTCCGAACAAAACAAACCCTTTGTCGTCACCGATCGCCGCAAGTTCAACCCCGATGGTGAACCGCGCCACGACGCCGCCCCCACACCCGAGCGTGAAGAACCCAAGCCCATCCCTGCCCCTGAAGCAGCCGCCCCCGCACCCGTCGAAGCTCCTGCTACCGAATCCAACGCCGAGCTCGATCTCCCTCCCGCACTCACCGAAGAGCAGATTCGCGAAGCCAGGTTCGCCTACGACCAGACCGCAGACCGCCTCGACACCGCCATCCGCGCCGCCAACCCCGGTATGGACCGCATCCCCGAGATGAGCTTCGATCGCCTCGTCCAGTCCGTCTACATGACCGCCATCATGCAGCTCGGCGGCTCTACCCCAGAGGGCGAGCAGCCCCGCATCGACCTCATGAGCGCTCGCCAGAGCATCGATATGCTCGGTGTCCTCGCCGACAAGACCAAGGGCAACCTCAGCGAAGCCGAACTTCGCCTTCTCGACAGCGCCCTCTTCGAACTCCGCATCGCCTTCCTCGAGGTCACACAATCCCTCGCCCGCTCCGCCCAGGCCAAAGCCCCCGGTGGACCGGGAGGTCCCGGACGCCCGAGCATCGTCCGCTAGCAATCGTCTTGAAAGGTCAGAACCCTCCGCAGGACCGTTTCGAAGGGGCTTTAGCCCCTGAGGGAATCCTCCCCACTCACTACTCATAGGAGAGACACTCCAAGGCATGCAGGCCACCCTCACCTTTCTCGGCACAGGAACCTCCATGGGTGTCCCTACTCTGGGCTGCACCTGTGCCGTCTGCACCTCCAGCGATCCGCGTAACCGGCGCACGCGTCCCTCCGTCCGCATCGCCTACAACGACCGCACCCTCCTCATCGACACCGGCCCCGACTTCCACGCCCAGGCCATCCGCGAGGGCATCCGCCGCGTCGACGCCGTCCTCTACACCCACGGCCACGCCGACCACATCCTCGGCATGGACGACCTCCGCCCCCTCAGCTTCCTCGTCGAAGGCAACCTCCCCCTCTACGCGGACGACCAAACCGCCGAAGGCATCGAACGCATCTTCAACTACACCTTCCTCCCCGAGCGCCGCCACTCCACCAGCGCCCGCGTCGAAATCCGCCGATTGAAAAATAAACAAGATTCTGTTTTTAAAGAAGACATCGACCTCTTCGGCGCTCACTTTCGCCCAATCCCCCTCATTCATGGCCGCGAGCGCACCACCGGCTACCGCTTCGGCTCAGCCGCCTACCTCACCGACATGAGCGACATCCCCTCCGAGAGCATCCCGTTCCTCCAGAATCTAGACATCCTCATCCTCGACGCCCTCCGCCTGACACCTCACTTCAGCCACTCTCACCTCGAAAAATCCATAGGTTTCGTCAACCTCCTCAAGCCCAAACGCGCCTTCTTCACCCACATGGGACACGACCTCGACCACGACGCCACCGAGGCCATCCTCCCACCCCACATCCGCCTCGCCTACGACGGCCTCCAGCTCACCTTCGAGATCGCCTGACGCAAATGAGATTAGCCTGATGCAGATATTCCATTCCCTCAACCAGCTCCCCCCCGACTTCGGCCCCACCATCGCCACCATCGGCAACTTCGACGGCGTGCATCGCGGCCACTGCTGGGTCATCGCCGAGGTCATCGCCCGCGCCCAAGCTCTCGGCCTCCGCTCCATCGCCATCACCTTCGATCCGCATCCC
Protein-coding regions in this window:
- a CDS encoding YgfZ/GcvT domain-containing protein gives rise to the protein MTLTTQADILATQPAEAQLQALLHHAGNFSLNDLGWIRITGEDRVRWLNGMVTNSIQDLAPGLGCFNFILNAQGRIQGTAYAFARPDDILLQTSRAHLAGLIATLDRFIIMDDVELTGDTTDRTGIGIAGPEAASFLKQLGLPTPSSLALETISWHGAEVTLLATHSPLVPRFELWANAATAESLTLALATAGAEPCAPEVVEWLRLLEGTPRYGTDIRDKELPQETAQTQALHFNKGCYLGQEIVERIRSRGNVHRTFTAYRLEGSIPPAGTVIEAEAKSVGEITSAAAIPLSSGTLHLALGYIRREALDRAVPLTYAGGEAHPVPLPIRDL
- the mtnP gene encoding S-methyl-5'-thioadenosine phosphorylase — its product is MQKAEIGIIGGSGLYSMPGLTNIREESIETPFGEPSDAFVLGDLEGRKVAFLARHGRGHRLLPSELNFRANIYAMKVLGVERILSVSAVGSLKEEHKPTDFVLPDQFIDRTFGRVGTFFGDGIVAHVGFGDPVCGTVVSTFAEACAEVGVVGKSGGTYVCMEGPQFSTRAESNLYRSWGADVIGMTNLQEAKLAREAEICYATMAMVTDYDCWREGHDDVTVDQIVAVMHQNAENAAKVVKASVAAMPVERTCACTTAMKYAILTDRKAIPEKTREKLEILLNKYM
- a CDS encoding PfkB family carbohydrate kinase; its protein translation is MAILVVGSVAFDNIETPHGKVDDCLGGAATHFALAASFFTPVRVIAVVGEDFTPEHEAVFTRRGIDTQGIEHAPGLSFHWTGSYVGNLNEAKTLGTDLNVFETFEPKIPAAYTDSEYLFLANIDPVLQARVRKQMPNVRMVCGDTMNYWIADHAANLAVVLRELDVLLINDGEARMLSGEQNAVRAAEKVLAMGPKSLVVKHGEYGATAFFGDRSFTGSKHVTVPFRAPALPLAEVVDPTGAGDSFAGGFYGYIASRPVLTPAVFRTAMFYGGVMGSFAVERFGTERLQGVTREEIEERFKLFREMSHLDFEGA
- a CDS encoding MBL fold metallo-hydrolase, which produces MQATLTFLGTGTSMGVPTLGCTCAVCTSSDPRNRRTRPSVRIAYNDRTLLIDTGPDFHAQAIREGIRRVDAVLYTHGHADHILGMDDLRPLSFLVEGNLPLYADDQTAEGIERIFNYTFLPERRHSTSARVEIRRLKNKQDSVFKEDIDLFGAHFRPIPLIHGRERTTGYRFGSAAYLTDMSDIPSESIPFLQNLDILILDALRLTPHFSHSHLEKSIGFVNLLKPKRAFFTHMGHDLDHDATEAILPPHIRLAYDGLQLTFEIA
- a CDS encoding DUF1844 domain-containing protein — its product is MSEQNKPFVVTDRRKFNPDGEPRHDAAPTPEREEPKPIPAPEAAAPAPVEAPATESNAELDLPPALTEEQIREARFAYDQTADRLDTAIRAANPGMDRIPEMSFDRLVQSVYMTAIMQLGGSTPEGEQPRIDLMSARQSIDMLGVLADKTKGNLSEAELRLLDSALFELRIAFLEVTQSLARSAQAKAPGGPGGPGRPSIVR